A genomic region of Branchiostoma lanceolatum isolate klBraLanc5 chromosome 4, klBraLanc5.hap2, whole genome shotgun sequence contains the following coding sequences:
- the LOC136433221 gene encoding large ribosomal subunit protein mL66-like encodes MAAPVLGKIFSLSRSVVSLSCSSVFRRTVFPVVCAVQSRGFREIKETKEGNVTVIEGVLTKPDGKIEELDNRHGACPICSHNLTFTWKDVHILSQFMRPDGKVMPQQVTGVCNTQHRKLFMAIEEAKRAGLFPDQNPTLDDAKAVRASEVPLNRFNDYCPPDWVVMKRMTDVPHPRIPYRKLRRYTKINPKIVRIAARKRGK; translated from the exons ATGGCGGCGCCCGTGTTGGGAAAGATTTTTTCCCTGTCCCGTTCTGTCGTCTCTCTCTCTTGTAGTAGCGTCTTTCGACGAACAGTGTTTCCTGTGGTGTGTGCTGTGCAATCACGGGGATTCAGGGAAA TTAAAGAGACAAAAGAAGGAAATGTAACAGTG ATAGAGGGAGTACTGACAAAGCCAGATGGTAAGATTGAAGAGCTAGACAACCGCCATGGGGCATGCCCAATCTGTTCTCATAACCTCACATTTACCTGGAAG GACGTCCATATCCTGTCACAGTTCATGCGGCCTGATGGAAAGGTGATGCCTCAGCAGGTGACGGGTGTTTGTAACACACAACACAGGAAGCTGTTCATGGCTATAGAGGAGGCCAAACGGGCAG GACTGTTTCCAGACCAAAACCCCACACTGGATGATGCCAAGGCTGTAAGAGCGTCAGAGGTTCCACTGAACAGGTTCAATGACTACTGTCCCCCAGACTGGGTAGTGATGAAGAGGATGACCGACGTCCCACATCCCCGGATCCCCTACAGGAAGCTGCGCAGATACACCAAAATTAACCCCAAAATTGTCAGGATTGCGGCGAGGAAGAGGGGAAAATAA
- the LOC136433220 gene encoding glucosamine 6-phosphate N-acetyltransferase-like isoform X2, which yields MGNMDQNFLFDPSILADLDYSSWKSSFRPGVSPHTPPHGLKVRPLCATDYDKGFLGVLAQLTKVGTVTREQFMARFNAMKDDKSYYVCVIEDLNKREVIGAATLVIEQKFIHSCGMRARVEDVVVDDTYRGKQLGKILTVVLIMLSKHLGCYKISLECTDQKLPFYQQVGFKQDGTNYMVRRWEQNDV from the exons ATG GGAAATATGGACCAAAACTTCTTGTTTGACCCCTCCATCCTGGCTGACCTGGACTACAGCAGCTGGAAGTCATCCTTCCGCCCAGGGGTCTCCCCCCACACCCCGCCGCACGGACTCAAAGTCAGGCCACTGTGTGCAACTGACTATGACAAAG GGTTCTTAGGAGTCCTGGCACAACTGACAAAAGTAGGGACCGTCACCAGGGAACAGTTCATGG CACGATTTAATGCCATGAAGGATGACAAGAGTTACTATGTTTGTGTGATTGAAGACTTAAACAAGAGGGAGGTCATCGGTGCAGCAACTCTGGTCATTGAACAAAAATTCATCCACAGCTGTGGGATG AGAGCCAGGGTAGAAGATGTTGTGGTGGATGATACATACAGAGGAAAACAACTCGGGAAAAT CCTGACAGTGGTGTTGATCATGCTGAGTAAACATCTTGGTTGCTACAAGATCTCTCTGGAGTGCACCGACCAGAAACTTCCCTTCTACCAGCAGGTTGGCTTCAAACAGGATGGCACAAACTACATGGTTCGGAGATGGGAACAAAACGATGTATAG
- the LOC136433220 gene encoding glucosamine 6-phosphate N-acetyltransferase-like isoform X3: MDQNFLFDPSILADLDYSSWKSSFRPGVSPHTPPHGLKVRPLCATDYDKGFLGVLAQLTKVGTVTREQFMARFNAMKDDKSYYVCVIEDLNKREVIGAATLVIEQKFIHSCGMRARVEDVVVDDTYRGKQLGKILTVVLIMLSKHLGCYKISLECTDQKLPFYQQVGFKQDGTNYMVRRWEQNDV, from the exons ATGGACCAAAACTTCTTGTTTGACCCCTCCATCCTGGCTGACCTGGACTACAGCAGCTGGAAGTCATCCTTCCGCCCAGGGGTCTCCCCCCACACCCCGCCGCACGGACTCAAAGTCAGGCCACTGTGTGCAACTGACTATGACAAAG GGTTCTTAGGAGTCCTGGCACAACTGACAAAAGTAGGGACCGTCACCAGGGAACAGTTCATGG CACGATTTAATGCCATGAAGGATGACAAGAGTTACTATGTTTGTGTGATTGAAGACTTAAACAAGAGGGAGGTCATCGGTGCAGCAACTCTGGTCATTGAACAAAAATTCATCCACAGCTGTGGGATG AGAGCCAGGGTAGAAGATGTTGTGGTGGATGATACATACAGAGGAAAACAACTCGGGAAAAT CCTGACAGTGGTGTTGATCATGCTGAGTAAACATCTTGGTTGCTACAAGATCTCTCTGGAGTGCACCGACCAGAAACTTCCCTTCTACCAGCAGGTTGGCTTCAAACAGGATGGCACAAACTACATGGTTCGGAGATGGGAACAAAACGATGTATAG
- the LOC136433220 gene encoding glucosamine 6-phosphate N-acetyltransferase-like isoform X1: MKRFYLCLHRLHYNCKIIGSRIILSKLGNMDQNFLFDPSILADLDYSSWKSSFRPGVSPHTPPHGLKVRPLCATDYDKGFLGVLAQLTKVGTVTREQFMARFNAMKDDKSYYVCVIEDLNKREVIGAATLVIEQKFIHSCGMRARVEDVVVDDTYRGKQLGKILTVVLIMLSKHLGCYKISLECTDQKLPFYQQVGFKQDGTNYMVRRWEQNDV, from the exons ATGAAAAGGTTTTATTTGTGTTTACATAGACTTCATTACAACTGCAAGATTATTGGGTCAAGAATCATACTTTCCAAACTG GGAAATATGGACCAAAACTTCTTGTTTGACCCCTCCATCCTGGCTGACCTGGACTACAGCAGCTGGAAGTCATCCTTCCGCCCAGGGGTCTCCCCCCACACCCCGCCGCACGGACTCAAAGTCAGGCCACTGTGTGCAACTGACTATGACAAAG GGTTCTTAGGAGTCCTGGCACAACTGACAAAAGTAGGGACCGTCACCAGGGAACAGTTCATGG CACGATTTAATGCCATGAAGGATGACAAGAGTTACTATGTTTGTGTGATTGAAGACTTAAACAAGAGGGAGGTCATCGGTGCAGCAACTCTGGTCATTGAACAAAAATTCATCCACAGCTGTGGGATG AGAGCCAGGGTAGAAGATGTTGTGGTGGATGATACATACAGAGGAAAACAACTCGGGAAAAT CCTGACAGTGGTGTTGATCATGCTGAGTAAACATCTTGGTTGCTACAAGATCTCTCTGGAGTGCACCGACCAGAAACTTCCCTTCTACCAGCAGGTTGGCTTCAAACAGGATGGCACAAACTACATGGTTCGGAGATGGGAACAAAACGATGTATAG
- the LOC136433215 gene encoding methenyltetrahydrofolate synthase domain-containing protein-like: MSDAGELVESDTGPGEDENGPPATEVTKWSIRQQIWDHIEKNDLANFPRPVHHRIPNFKNAAAAAEKITALKPFQQARFVKVNPDKPQENVRFLIMEAGKTLLVPTPRLRNGLFNRITPPPGANKQSLRTCATRQGVDKHSIPVGLDDMVKIDLVVCGSVAVSRKGYRIGKGEGFGDMEWAMLVTMGAVTPDTVIVTTVHDCQVIDIPDELVESHDITVDWILTPTEVIQTNCQRPKPLGIIWSKVGAEMLQQIPILRKLREKERTAGKDVQIKAEGEPGEAAKERGMRRQPRGKPRERRTSEKRGTEVAAKPNNQGKQSGGEARRKPPRETDPSLTLWVGKLPGSLRVSSFKDHLRESDVNPHHVIWKGNRGFAFLQFKEADAVDEAVKKLQDLEIMGKKVTVERAKGREDMEARRPMKKADSKPKEKNAD, from the exons ATGTCTGACGCAGGAGAACTGGTTGAGAGTGACACAGGACCGGGGGAGGATGAGAATGGTCCTCCAGCAACAG AAGTGACAAAGTGGAGCATCCGACAGCAGATCTGGGACCACATTGAGAAAAATGACCTTGCTAACTTCCCACGGCCAGTACATCATCGCATCCCAAACTTTAAG aatgctgctgctgctgcagagaAGATAACTGCACTCAAGCCTTTCCaacaggcacggtttgtgaagGTCAACCCAGACAAGCCCCAGGAAAATGTCCGGTTCCTCATCATGGAG GCAGGAAAGACCCTCCTTGTGCCAACCCCCCGTCTGAGGAATGGACTGTTCAACAGGATCACTCCACCTCCAGGTGCCAACAAGCAGTCACTCAGGACCTGTGCCACAAGACAG GGTGTTGATAAGCACAGCATTCCTGTAGGGCTGGATGACATGGTCAAGATAGACCTGGTAGTCTGTGGGTCTGTTGCTGTGTCTAGGAAAG GCTACAGGATAGGGAAAGGTGAGGGGTTTGGAGACATGGAGTGGGCAATGCTGGTCACCATGGGAGCCGTCACTCCAGACACTGTCATTGTCACTACAGTCCATGACTGTCAG GTGATTGACATCCCAGATGAGCTGGTGGAGTCACATGACATCACTGTGGATTGGATCTTGACCCCAACTGAGGTCATCCAGACCAACTGTCAGCGACCCAAACCACTAGGCATTATCTGGTCGAAG GTGGGGGCAGAGATGCTACAGCAGATTCCCATACTGCGAAAACTGCGAGAGAAGGAGAGGACTGCTGGGAAGGACGTGCAGATAAAGGCTGAAGGAGAACCTGGAGAAGCTGCTAAGGAGAGAG GCATGAGGAGGCAGCCTAGAGGCAAACCGAGAGAAAGGCGCACCAGTGAGAAGCGGGGAACAGAGGTAGCAGCTAAACCTAACAATCAGGGCAAGCAATCTGGTGGAGAAGCCAGGAGAAAGCCACCACGGGAAACAGATCCTTCTCTCACTTTGTGGGTGGGAAAACTTCCGGGGTCACTCAGGGTCAGCAGCTTTAAAGACCACCTTCGTGAGAGCGATGTCAACCCACATCATGTGATCTGGAAGGGGAACCGGGGGTTCGCATTTCTACAGTTCAAGGAAGCAGATGCTGTTGATGAGGCAGTGAAGAAACTACAGGACTTGGAGATCATGGGCAAAAAGGTCACAGTGGAGAGGGCAAAGGGCAGGGAGGATATGGAGGCAAGAAGGCCTATGAAGAAAGCTGATAGCAAGCCTAAGGAGAAGAATGCTGACTAG